The following is a genomic window from Coriobacteriia bacterium.
GGAACACCAGTGGCGAAGGCGGCTTTCTGGGCCACGACTGACGCTGAGGCGCGAAAGCTAGGGGAGCAAACAGGATTAGATACCCTGGTAGTCCTAGCCGTAAACGATGGGCACTAGGTGTGGGGGGATTACTCCTTCCGTGCCGCAGCTAACGCATTAAGTGCCCCGCCTGGGGAGTACGGCCGCAAGGCTAAAACTCAAAGGAATTGACGGGGGCCCGCACAAGCAGCGGAGCATGTGGCTTAATTCGAAGCAACGCGAAGAACCTTACCAGGGCTTGACATGCAGGTGAAGCGGCGGAAACGTCGTGGCCGAAAGGAGCCTGCGCAGGTGGTGCATGGCTGTCGTCAGCTCGTGTCGTGAGATGTTGGGTTAAGTCCCGCAACGAGCGCAACCCCTGTCGTATGTTGCCAGCATTTAGTTGGGGACTCATACGAGACTGCCGGCGTCAAGCCGGAGGAAGGTGGGGATGACGTCAAGTCATCATGCCCCTTATGTCCTGGGCTGCACACGTGCTACAATGGCCGATACAACGGGTTGCGATACCGCGAGGTGGAGCGAATCCCTTAAAGTCGGCCCCAGTTCGGATCGGAGGCTGCAACTCGCCTCCGTGAAGTCGGAGTTGCTAGTAATCGCGGATCAGCATGCCGCGGTGAATACGTTCCCGGGCCTTGTACACACCGCCCGTCACACCACCCGAGTCGTCCGCACCCGAAGTCGCTGGCCTAACCCGCAAGGGAGGGAGGCGCCGAAGGTGTAGAGGGTAAGGGGGGTGAAGTCGTAACAAGGTAGCCGTACCGGAAGGTGCGGCTGGATCACCTCCTTTCTAGGGAGATCTGAGCAGAGCCTGAGGGTTCTTGCTCAAGCCTCGGTTGAGATATCTCCTGAGGCCCTAGAACTCACTCATTATCTGGCACCCGAGCATTCCGCTCACACAGTATCCGGTCTTCAGGGCTCAGGCCCTATCCGCGCGCCCTCCAGGGGCGCGCCGGCACCTTGAAAGCTGCATAGCGCAAAGATTGATCACGAATGGTACAGATCAAGATATTAAGAGCACACGGTGGATGCCTTGGCGCTAGAAGCCGATGAAGGACGTGGCAAGCTGCGATAAGCCTCGGGTAGGTGCACACAACCGATAATCCGAGGATTTCCGAATGGGGAAACCCAACTGGGGTCATGCCCAGTTACCGCCTGCTGAACACATAGGCAGGAGGGAGGCAACCGGGGGAACTGAAACATCTAAGTACCCCGAGGAAGAGAAATCAACCGAGATTTCCCTAGTAGTGGCGAGCGAACGGGAAACAGCCCAAACCCATGTATGTGTAAGCCTGAGGGCGTTGCTGCATGTGGGGTTGTAGGAGTCACGAGCGTAGGGCCTCAGTCCTACGGCGAAGTTACAAAACGCTGTGGTAGCAGAACGACTTGGAAATGTCGGCCATAGGGGGTAAAAGCCCCGTACGCGAAACTGCAGCGACTTCGTTAGTGACCACCTGAGTACTGCCGGACACGTGAAATCCGGTAGGAATCTGGGGGGACCACCCTCCAAGGCTAAATACTCTCTAGCGACCGATAGTGAACTAGTACCGTGAGGGAAAGGTGAAAAGCACCCCGAGAGGGGAGTGAAATAGTACCTGAAACCGTGTGCTTACAAGCAGTCGGAGCCCGGAAAGCCGGATCTCTTCGGAGGACTGGCAGGGTGACGGCGTGCCTTTTGTAGAATGAGCCAGCGAGTTACCGTATGCAGCAAGGTTAAGCTAAAAGCGAGCCGTAGCGAAAGCGAGTCTTTAAACGGGCGTTCAGTTGCATGTGGTAGACGCGAAGCCAGGTGATCTATCCATGGGCAGGCTGAAGCGGGAGTAAGATCTCGTGGAGGGCCGAACCCACTTCGGTTGAAAACGGAGGGGATGACCTGTGGATCGGAGTGAAAGGCTAATCAAACCTGGAGATATCTCGTTCTCCCCGAAATAGCTTTAGGGCTAGCCTCGAGTGTTTAGTTCCGGTGGTAGAGCACTGGATGGTCTAGGGGGCTTCACCGCTTACCGAAATCAACCAAACTCCGAATGCCGGTACTTTAGAACTCGGGAGTCAGACTATGTGGGCTAAGCTGTGTAGTCGAAAGGGAAACAGCCCAGACCGCCCGCTAAGGTCCCTAAATCCATGCTAAGTGGAAAAGGATGTGCGTTTGCTCAGACAACCAGGATGTTGGCTTAGAAGCAGCCATTCATTTAAAGAGTGCGTAATAGCTCACTGGTCAAGTGGACATGCGCCGACAATTCACGGGGCTCAAGCATGGTACCGAAGCGGCGGACTTCACATTGTGGAGTGGTAGGGGAGCATTCTGTACGGGTTGAAGCGGGCGGGTGACCGTCCGTGGACTGTACAGAAGAGCGAATGCTGGCATGAGTAACGAGAGAAGTGTGAGAAACACTTCCGCCGTAAGCCTAAGGGTTCCTGGGCAAGGCTAATCCTCCCAGGGTCAGTCGGGAGCTAAGGCGAGGCCGCGAGGCGTAGTCGATGCACAACAGGTAGACATTCCTGTACCACTGATAGCGCGTTATTACCGATGGGGTGACGGAGTAGGGTAGCTGAGCGCGGTTCTGGACGTCCGCGTGAAAGGCTGTAGGGTTCAGGGTAGGCAAATCCGCCCTGTAGATGCCTGAGAGCTGATGACGAAGCGATTGAGTGAAGTCAGTGATCCCATGCTTTCAAGAAAAACCTCTAGGGAGTTCTATCGGTGCCCGTACCAAAACCGACACAGGTAGGCAGGTAGAGAATACCAAGGCGATCGAGACAACTATGGTTAAGGAACTCGGCATAATGGATCCGTAACTTCGGGAGAAGGATCACCCTGGACTGTGATCACCCTCGCGGTGTGAGCGGTTTGGGGTCGCAGTGAAACGGCCCAAGCGACTGTTTACTAAAAACACAGGACTCTGCTAAGTCGTAAGACGACGTATAGGGTCTGACGCCTGCCCGGTGCTGGAAGGTTACGGGGAGCGGTTAGCCTTCGGGCGAAGCTGTGAACCTAAGCCCCAGTAAACGGCGGCCGTAACTATAACGGTCCTAAGGTAGCGAAATTCCTTGTCGGGTAAGTTCCGACCTGCACGAATGGCGTAACGACTTGGGCGCTGTCTCAACCGTAGACTCGGCGAAATTGCATTATTCGTGAAGATGCGAATTACCCGCGGAAGGACGGAAAGACCCCGTGAACCTTTACTACAGCTTGACATTGATCTTTGGTTTGTCGTGTAGAGGATAGGTGGGAGGCTGTGAAGCTGGGGCGCCAGCCCTGGTGGAGTCGACCTTGGAATACCACCCTCGACAGGCTGGAGGTCTAACCCCACACCGTTATCCGGGTGGGGGACCGTGTCAGGTGGGTAGTTTGACTGGGGCGGTCGCCTCCTAAAATGTAACGGAGGCGCGCGTAAGGTTCCCTCAGATCGGTTGGCAATCGATCGTAGAGTGCAAGCGCACAAGGGAGCTTGACTGCGAGACCTACAAGTCGAGCAGAGACGAAAGTCGGTGCTAGTGATCCGGCGGCTCAGAGTGGAATGGCCGTCGCTCAACGGATAAAAGGTACTCCGGGGATAACAGGCTGATCCTGCCCAAGAGTCCACATCGACGGCAGGGTTTGGCACCTCGATGTCGGCTCATCGCATCCTGGGGCTGTAGCAGGTCCCAAGGGTTTGGCTGTTCGCCAATTAAAGCGGTACGCGAGCTGGGTTTAGAACGTCGTGAGACAGTTCGGTCCCTATCCTCCGCGGGCGTAGGAGACTTGAGAGAGGCTGTCCCTAGTACGAGAGGACCGGGATGGACGAACCTCTGGTGTACCAGTTGTCACGCCAGTGGCACCGCTGGTTAGCTACGTTCGGTATGGATAACCGCTGAAAGCATCTAAGCGGGAAGCCAGTCTCAAGATAAGGTCTCTCACTGGGTTAACCAGGTAAGGCCCCTCGTAGACTACGAGGTTGATAGGCTGCAGGTGTAAGCACAGCGATGTGTTCAGCCGAGCAGTACTAATAGGCCGAGGTCTTGATCTCATTCGCGAGATTTTCAAGCGCTATGCAGCTCTCAGGGTGCGTGTGCACCCATGGGACTCATTTGACAACGGTATAATACCGTTCACCGAGAGCCGGTGGATGTGTTCAGTGGTTATGGCGGAGGGGGTACACCCGATCCCATTCCGAACTCGGCAGTTAAGTCCTCCAGCGCCGATGGTACTGCGGCGTAGGCCGTGGGAGAGTAGGACGCCGCTGAACACATCCGACGGCTCTTAGTGGTTTTTGGGTATTTTGACGTTGGTCCGGTGCGGTCACTAAACTTGACTGTTTCGGTCAGGATTGTGGTATTATCCCCGTGTCAATACAGCGATGATGTTCGTCGGGCGATCGCCCCGGCGGGCCCCAGAGGAAGGAGCTCCCGGATGAATGCGGAGCGCATACAGCAAGCACTGGATAAGATTCGCCCTGCGCTGCAGGCCGATGGCGGCGATGTGGAGTTCGTAGAGTTTACCGAGGATGGCGTGGTCAAGGTTCGCCTCGTCGGTGCCTGTCGGGGTTGTCCGATGTCACAGCTGACCCTGTCCAACGGCGTCGAGCGCGTTCTCAAAGAGGAGATCCCGGAGGTCGTCCGAGTCGAGGCGGTCTAGCGGGAGCGAGTTCTGCCGGTACTCCCACGGGGTCACGCACACAGGAGCCGTCCATGGACGGCTCCTTCGCGTTTTTTCGGAGAGGGGATAGGGGCTTCGGGGTGGGGCGCGCTTCCCGAGCACGTTGGTGTGAAGTATGCTAGTACGGATTGGACGATTAGATTCGCGGAGTTGGAATCGGAGGTAGCGTGGAGTCACTGCACGGCGGCAGCACGGAGCAGGCGGATGTGCTTGAGGCCGCCCTCCGCCGCGCAGGCGCGCGCCGGAGACTGCGACTCGTGCCCCGACTATTCCTCGGCGTGGCTGTGGTGTGGTGGGCCGGATCCATCATCTATGAGTCCTGGTCCGCAGCCGCAGTATCTGACCTTGTGGATCGAGTGACTACTGCGGCGTCTATCCGTCCCGGAGACGAGTTGCTCGATCTGGCTGTACCTGAGAGTAGCTCAGCAGATCCTTCATCCCTACTTCCGATGAGTGTGGAGGGATGGACGGTTCAAGGTGTTCAGCCTGTTCCCGGTGCCCGTGCAGGAGACCTCATCGAGGGGAGCTATCTCCCGTCTGACGAGTTTCGTTCACTGGTGACGCCGCTGGTGGTCTACGTCCAGACCGGAATCACCCCGCTGGGGTCTGAGGATCCGATCAGTGCCGTCGGTCCGGGCACGAGGTACACCGAGGCCGTGGGCGAATCCGTCATCGAGGGCATGCCCGTGGCGCTGGGGGCGACACCGGATGGGTGGTCCTACGTGGTCTCATGGAACTTCGGGGAGCGAAGCTATACGGCCGATGCGTCGTTTCGGTTCGTCGTTCCCGAGCAGAATGCCAGGGAGATTCTCAAGCGTTCTGCCGAGGAGATTGCTCGTGCGATAGTCATCAAGCAAACGAATGGCGGATTGGTTCCGTGAGGGCGCCGTCTCCAATGGGCATCCCCGATGTCTCGCTTCTCAAGACAGTCGTGGCCGCATTCCTCATCACAGCGATGGCAGCCCTCGTCATCTTCACCAGTGCGACCGCGTTGCCGTCGACGTGCACCGCGTGTCATGTCGGCGTGATGGCCGAGGAACGAGCGGACGCCCATGAGTCAGTCCCATGCGATCGATGTCATCGACGTTCCGGCGTAGTCGGTGTCGTCGATTTACGTCTGCGCATGCTCCCGATGCTCGCGGCCAGTGTCGGACTGCCGACACCCGTGACCGCGATGGTAGCGTCCGATCGGTGCCTGAGCTGCCACGATGGAGTGCTTGGAGGCCCGATTGAAATCGGAAGCCTTCGTATGAGTCACAAGGAGCCGTTCGACGCGGGGATGTCGTGCGTTGACTGTCATGGTGCTTCGATTCACGGCGGAGTATCAGAAGCCGCAGGGCGGATCGATATGAACGATTGCCTGCGGTGTCACGTGGTCTCTGTTGCGTCGGCTGATTGTGGCACGTGCCACCTGTCGGGAATGTCGCGTGCCTCCGGTCTGAACAGAGGCACTTTTTCAAAGACGCACGGCGCGGAGTGGCGCACCCTGCATGGTATGGGCGATTTGAATACGTGTGGAGCCTGTCATACGGTGGCGCGGTGTGAATCGTGTCACGGCACGCCCTTACCGCATGGCTATTCATGGCTAAACGAGCACGGGGCCGAGTACCTCCAGGCACCGGATCCGTGTGCCCGGTGTCATTCACAGCGATTCTGTGACGACTGCCACGGTTTGCAGATGCCGCACCCGGCGGGATTCCGCGACACTCACCGGGGGGAAGCGGCCAACATGGCTGATGAGGACTGTCTATCTTGCCATGCCCGTCAGAGTTGCGACGAATGCCACATCGCTCACGCACATCCCGGACTCGACGCGGGGCGTGCGGCAGAGTTGCGCCGGAGAGCGGGGATCAATGACTGAGAGGAAGATCCGCCGGCTGCGATCACCGCGCGGCCTCCGGTGGTTGAGGTTTGGCCGCAAACGCGGGGGGAAGGATGAGCGTGCCCCGATCGTCGTCTCGTGGCGCACCCGCCGACGTCTTGTCCGGTTGGCGACCACGCTCGTCGGGGCATCACTGGTTCTCGTCGCCGGATGGTCGGTCGCTTCGTGGGGCGGAGCAGACGAGACGTGCGTCGGCTGTCATAGAGCGCAGGAGGTGCGACTTGCTCCACATGAACAGACATCTTGCGACGCATGTCATCGACCTGGCGGTCTATCAGGTGCGCTGCGCCATACGGCCACCGTCTCCCAGATGTTATGGACCGGTTATGTCCTCGGTGAAGAGGCGGACATGTCAGCGATTCAGCCGGACCCCTCGGCGTGTCTGCGCTGTCACCGGGAGATAATGAAGCCGGGCTTTGACGAAGAGAAGACAATCCGTGTCAATCACAGGCATCTGCTCGAGGCCGGATATCGCTGCGGGCAGTGCCATGAACAGGCCGGTCATCGTGGGCTGGTCGCAAGCAGGCCGTCATCGATTATGGAGCGTTGTCTAACGTGTCATGATGGCGAGGCTGCGTCCGCTGAGTGCGGACTGTGCCACGCCTCCAGGCCCAGTGATGTGACCTCATCTTGGCGTCCCCGGCAGTCGGTTCCAGTCGGGCTGGGAGGTACCTGCAGGGGTTGTCATTCTGCAACGACGGAGCGCGAATGTGTAGCCTGCCACGGTGGGTATGAGATGCCACACCCTCCCGGATGGGGTAACGCGGGGGGGCATATGTACGACGGCCTCGTTGACCAGCCAACGTGCGAGCTCTGTCATGTCCCTCCGGCGAACGTGGGTCCGGCTCCGCACGGAGCACTGCCTGTGCCGCACGGCGGTGGATTCTGCAACTACTGCCACATGTTCCCTACGCCGCACGGTGATCGCCGGCTCTGGACGCGGTCGCACGGAGCCGCCTCCCGGGGCGTCGAGGTTGGGGGACAGGACTGTGCACCCTGCCATGATTCCGTTGGCTTTGTAGACCAGTGCACGATGTGCCACACGGAGTCTACCTGTAGCACATGTCATGCGCAGAGAGACCGCAGACGACGGTAGAACCGTGTAGAATAGTCTTGATGATTCTTAACGGCACGACAATATATGGCAAACACAAGGCACGGTGGGGTCGATTCGGCATAGCCCGGGTCCCACGAGAAGCGTCAAGGGAGGAAACCGTTGTCCGTTACGGGAGACAAGCTGGCCGAGTCCGGCGCAGCCCTCACGCGCACCGATCTCATGCTCCTCGGCATACTGGCAAGTCGATCGATGCATGGGTACGAGATTGCTGAGTATCTGAGTCAACCCAAGATGCAAGCATGGGTGAGTCTCGGACGGGCTTCAATCTATTACGCGTTCGGACGACTCGAGAAGCACGGGTACGTGACGCGCCACTCGGAGCGCCACGGCGGTAAACCGGAACGAACCGTCTTTTCGATTACCGAGACGGGCCGCGCCGCCTTCGTCGATGCCCTGGTCGATGCTCTGGGTTCAAGCGAGCGGCTTGCCGACGAATTCGACATCGCGCTCTACTTTTCCAACAGGCTTGATCCTCCCCGGGCGCAGGAGCGCGTAGAACAGCGTCTGGCACTTCTCGGCGATCAGGCGGAGAGGCTCGGGGCGATTGCTTCGCAGGCAGACGCTACCGGAGACGGCGAGCTCAGGCTCGTTTTGGAGCACCGTCTGGCCATCCTTCGCGCGGACATCGATTTCCTGGTCGGGTATGTCCAGATGCTGGCAGGCGGGGCGCGTTCGGTCGCAGTGGTATCCGGCTCGCTTGCTGACGTCTCGCTCACGGACGTGTTGCTGAATCTGGCATCTGCGGGTCGCAGCGGGGTGTTTCGCGTACATACGCTGGGCGATACGGTGGATCTCTGTTTCGACGAGGGTCGGCTGTATGGCGTCCTCGGCACAGCGGGGTCCTCCGCCGAGGATTCGCTGAGGGCTGCATTCACGAGCACGCGGGGACAGTATGAGTTCTTGCCGGGCGACACACTCGAGGGAGATGCCACGCCGATCAGTGGCCTGCAAGCAGCTATCCTCATGGGAGCCCGGGACGTCGCTGACGAAACGCTGCTCGAGCGGATGCTTCCCTCGCAAGAGACATTGCTCGGCGTTCGAGACGGCTACGAGCGTGAGGTCATCGGCGTCGATCTGACCAGCGAGGAGCGCGGCCTGCTGTCCGAGATTGATGGCGTTCGAACACTCGCTGAAATCGCGCGA
Proteins encoded in this region:
- a CDS encoding NifU family protein, which codes for MNAERIQQALDKIRPALQADGGDVEFVEFTEDGVVKVRLVGACRGCPMSQLTLSNGVERVLKEEIPEVVRVEAV
- a CDS encoding helix-turn-helix transcriptional regulator, which translates into the protein MSVTGDKLAESGAALTRTDLMLLGILASRSMHGYEIAEYLSQPKMQAWVSLGRASIYYAFGRLEKHGYVTRHSERHGGKPERTVFSITETGRAAFVDALVDALGSSERLADEFDIALYFSNRLDPPRAQERVEQRLALLGDQAERLGAIASQADATGDGELRLVLEHRLAILRADIDFLVGYVQMLAGGARSVAVVSGSLADVSLTDVLLNLASAGRSGVFRVHTLGDTVDLCFDEGRLYGVLGTAGSSAEDSLRAAFTSTRGQYEFLPGDTLEGDATPISGLQAAILMGARDVADETLLERMLPSQETLLGVRDGYEREVIGVDLTSEERGLLSEIDGVRTLAEIARARGWTTRQTKVIAYPLWLTGWLVRVDSTKRDFVLAVARYVRRWSEAISLFAGEAGEERVFEDVDLASSAGGLTQFRDIDRSLQSTRFRMSLDDVSTDAREYVDLLNRAVSARLGDGFAEDVSMGYAQELADDDRHILAAHGILV